The sequence GCACCGTTCCATTCGTAACGACATCGGGGGCTTCGGCCCCCGATGTTTTCGTAGGCGCGCAATACTTGCGCGCCTACGCCGTTCGAGGCATCATTCCGTTTCATGACACCGACCACCGTTCACGTTGCCGAGGCCCTGCGGCACCCCTGGGCCGCGGGCATCATCTTCGCTTTCACCTTCGTCCTCGTCTCGTTCCGCCAGATGCGGCTTCTGCCGATCGGCCGACCGTCCGGAGCCCTTCTGGGCGCTGTTCTCATGGTGCTTTTCGGCGTGATGTCCCCCGAAGAGGCGTATCAGCAGGTGAACTGGGATACGATCTGCCTGCTGCTCGGCATGATGATCGTCGCGGAGCACCTGCGTGATGCGGGCCTGTTCGAGCGGCTGACGCGGCGTCTCGGGGTGATGGGGTCCCCCTTCACACTTCTGGTGACCGTTTCCATCTCGGCGGCCATCCTGTCTGCCTTGCTCGTGAACGACACGATCTGCGTCGTGATGACGCCGCTGGTTCTGGCCGTCTGCGATGCCCGGCGGCTGAATCCCTTTCCATACCTGATGGCGCTGGCGACGAGTTCGAACATCGGCTCGGCGCTCACGCTCACGGGAAACCCGCAGAACATGATCATCGGTACCGTTTCGAAGATGGACTACGGCCGCTTCATCATGCTGATGACTCTGCCCGTGACGATCGCGATGGTGATCAACATCTACCTGCTCTGGTTATACTATCGAAAACGCCTCGTGAACCCCGAAGCCGCCCCTTCGAAGCGGTTCGAGGAAGAGATTCCGCGCACGCGGCGTCTGAGCATCGGCCTTCTCGCCCTTGGAATCGCGTGCGCCGGCTTTTTCGCCGGATACTCGATGGCGTTTTCGGCCCTCGCCGGCGCCGCGCTCGTCATCACCCTCCACCGGAGGGACCCGAAACATATACTCGAACGTATAGAATGGTCCCTGCTGATGTTCTTCGCGTCTCTTTTCGTCGTTATCGGCGGTCTGAAAACGAGCGGCCTGACCGCCCTCGGCACGAACTGGGCGCTGGGTTTCCTGACAGGGAACCTGACGTCGCAGGCCTGGACGTTTTCGGGGGTGACCCTAGTGGGATCGAACCTGTTCTCGAACGTTCCCTTCGTTTTGCTTGCCTCGCAGGCCGTGGGGAAGCTTCCCGCCCAGGAATTGTTCTGGTGCCTTCTCGCATACGTCAGTACCATCGCCGGGAATCTGACGCTGTTCGGATCCGTTGCGAACCTGATCGTCGCCGAGTCCGCGCGGGACAGATGCGAGATCGGTTTCGTCTCCTACGCGAAGTTCGGCGCCGTGTCGACCCTGTTGACCCTGACGACGGGAATCGGCATCCTCGTCGCAATTCTCCAGTACTGAAAATGTCCCGTCTTGTGGTATCCTGACCGCGTCGGCGCTTCGTCGCCGGCACCATAACGTCGCTACACACATAGAGGTGCGTATGTCGAAAACCGTTAAAACCCTGTTTCTGGCCGCTGCGCTCGTATGTCTTCCCACGCTCGTCGCCCCCTCCCGGGCGGCCGCGCACACGGCCGATCACTACAAGATCGCCGTCGGAGCGCCGTTCGCGTTTTTCGATATCGAGGACATCTTCCACCAGCGCTGGGTGAGCACATATCTGAGGGGCAGGCCGATCATCATCCTCACCGGTCACAGATACCAGCGCTACGAGATCCTGAAATGGGCCGAGTCCCTCAAACGCGATTTCGGCGTCACCGGCGCCGCCCACCTCCTGTGGGTCGTGAACCTCGTCAACGTTCCCTGGACGACCAGTCGCGGAACGGTCCTCAACCAGTGGCGAAGCTTCGGAGCCCCGATTCCCGTGCTGACCGACTGGCACGGCACGATCGGAAAGTCGATGCGGATCGACTATAACGTGCCGAATATTATCGCGATCGACGCCGACGGCCGACTCGCGATGCACGAGAAGCATACCTTCACGCCCGAAGTCTACGCCGCCGTCGCGACCCGCCTTCGCGCCCTTGTGACGACAGCCCCCGGGCTCGCCAAGCCCGCGACGCCGACACCGATGGATGCCGCAGTTCAGCCTGTCGCACCGTCCGCGAACGGCGCTCCGGTCTACGCTCCCCCCCCGATGCCCGTGACCGGGCAAAAGGGCGAATCCTACTGAGTGAGTTTGTATACCAGACATAATTCAATATCTGGAAAAGGAGTGTCGAATGTCTCGTTCCCGATGGTTCGTTCTTCTGCTTCTCGTTGCGCTCGCTCTTCCCGCTTCCGCCGAGAAGCCTTTCCGAATCCTGATCTCCGATGACGACGGC is a genomic window of Candidatus Ozemobacteraceae bacterium containing:
- a CDS encoding anion transporter: MTPTTVHVAEALRHPWAAGIIFAFTFVLVSFRQMRLLPIGRPSGALLGAVLMVLFGVMSPEEAYQQVNWDTICLLLGMMIVAEHLRDAGLFERLTRRLGVMGSPFTLLVTVSISAAILSALLVNDTICVVMTPLVLAVCDARRLNPFPYLMALATSSNIGSALTLTGNPQNMIIGTVSKMDYGRFIMLMTLPVTIAMVINIYLLWLYYRKRLVNPEAAPSKRFEEEIPRTRRLSIGLLALGIACAGFFAGYSMAFSALAGAALVITLHRRDPKHILERIEWSLLMFFASLFVVIGGLKTSGLTALGTNWALGFLTGNLTSQAWTFSGVTLVGSNLFSNVPFVLLASQAVGKLPAQELFWCLLAYVSTIAGNLTLFGSVANLIVAESARDRCEIGFVSYAKFGAVSTLLTLTTGIGILVAILQY